TTACTAACATAACCTAAAATCAAATAAACCAAAAACGAAACAAACGAAATCCAAAGTTTCGACTGCTCAGACGAAGTAGACGACGACTGTGATCTTGGTCCCATCCCCGGTCGACGGCCATTGCCAAGCCACGGCAACACGTCGTCACTGTCATCGATGACCTCGTCGACGGCCAGTGGCAGTACAAGTTGTGCTTCAGTTGGCCGGACCACCAGTACCGTGTCCACAAGCTCCTCCGTAGTGACACGTCAGCACTCGACCAAGGCTGACGGTAGGGCTGCTGCCAAATCCTCTGCTTCTACtagtactactactactactaccactACTGCTACTACCACTGCTACTAATTCTGCTACCACTTCAGCAACAGCAGCGCAAGGCAGAAAAGCGATTGATAATGAAATTGGTGCATTTTATAATGCGTTTTGTGTGTAAGTAACtaacaatctaaatccaattccgTCTGTCCAAAAAAAGTCCCAACAATCTGTTCAATATAATAAAAACCTAGTATACTCCTCCTTATGTAATCATATAGCTTCCTTGTATCAACCACTTTTAGAGAATATTTCACAATTTACGAAAcccaataaaaaaattaagaattgGATTAGATGTTCCTTGTACAAATTCAAACTTCAATCAGGTCTACACACAAATTAACATTTCAATATTAGCCCAATCGGCTGTCATCAATTTTTACGAAATCTTTCTCTAACCTCTGTTCCTCCCGTTTTTCTCTCTAATTGTTGTAAATATCTGTTCTGATGTTGTACCATATCGGACTGTCTTGTTTGCTATCAACTAGCTATTTGTTTGTATGTGTCAGTTAAATGGATTCAAACGGTTAGTGTTTCTTTGTATTTCTTACGACATCTGGTTGTCTTTTTGTATAAGGAACGAAGCAAATGCAAGTTTAAGTTCTATATAGCTAATGAAGTTGAGCTTTTAGTCGAAATAAGTCGCAATATTGCGTATAAAGACTGCTGTCACACTCAAGCAAAAATATTCACGAGCAATGGATTTTCAGCAAACTATTCTAACTGTTACGTCTCTATGCCTGTGCTTATATATCAACATTATTGGTGGATGCCAAATTTTGTAATAAACCGattttttgataagaaaattattttgagcttttagtggaatgttttcacctgtcataagacgagtttaaacaatcccattgaattccaccacttaattgtatcctgacagatacgtatttcgacctcaacagtaaggccgtcttcagtgtctcgtacttgactcgactttttttccattttcgccCAAAGGGAggcttcgagtctcttgaaaggatgcttccgagcctcttgaaaagaagcttccgagcgtcttgaaaaaagacttccgagccttttgaaaggaggctttctagcctcttcaaaggaggctttcgaaacacttgaaaggaggtttccaagcttcttgaaaagaagcttccgagcgtcttgaaagagGCTTATATACCGAGTGAGCTCATCTCGGCTTAAAATTTCAAACGTAAAAAGCACATTTACACTAAGGATAAGGTTGACAACTGCAACACATTTTAGTTATGTGCTTTGGTTAAAAAACTCCGATGGCAGCATACGTTTAAATATTCCTTGGTAGCGGTAGCGTTTTCGACGATGTCTGCTAAAAAGGTATTTCAATCATTGTAtcagaacgcaatgaccgatctaatttattttaaacgGTAA
The sequence above is drawn from the Armigeres subalbatus isolate Guangzhou_Male unplaced genomic scaffold, GZ_Asu_2 Contig600, whole genome shotgun sequence genome and encodes:
- the LOC134204462 gene encoding uncharacterized protein LOC134204462; translated protein: FDCSDEVDDDCDLGPIPGRRPLPSHGNTSSLSSMTSSTASGSTSCASVGRTTSTVSTSSSVVTRQHSTKADGRAAAKSSASTSTTTTTTTTATTTATNSATTSATAAQGRKAIDNEIGAFYNAFCV